The following coding sequences lie in one Sphingomonas sp. M1-B02 genomic window:
- a CDS encoding methyl-accepting chemotaxis protein: MTRIAADPRALVGDLSHYDWDGAIARHCSEIAELLAAEHPRISGAFWTHFLGLPAMEKLRPNFDEERIAAVQGMSARYSQIRYEKPFSDEWIQMAVFHADYAFRMRVPGTALISGFAATQSVVMEILAEKMPGDTDRLRCLCDVVNRIGLVETDLMARHIGSKSAERGMTKRKERSDAFRETISQSITSATEAGNRIRVQAQGASSSARGMLGKASEVAAAAEQSAVAMREAAQTAAGLIRAIEDARTEVEAAADIATRASGQAGAAVGMSETLSDHAKSIESILGLIRDIAGQTNLLALNATIEAARAGDAGRGFAVVAQEVKSLANQTARATDDIAAKIAAIQSATRSTVDTNASIRSTVDEVQESAQRIRSAMEIQAQTVTAITAAVDETALAADSMSATIGAIREDTKTVTSEIDTLQRDVAEVDDRLHQLRDAAETFSHSAAA, encoded by the coding sequence ATGACACGCATCGCCGCCGATCCGCGCGCACTCGTCGGGGATCTTTCCCATTATGACTGGGACGGCGCGATTGCGCGCCACTGTTCTGAGATCGCCGAACTGCTCGCCGCCGAGCATCCCCGCATTTCGGGCGCGTTCTGGACGCACTTCCTGGGCCTGCCGGCGATGGAGAAGCTGCGCCCCAATTTCGACGAGGAGCGTATCGCCGCCGTCCAGGGGATGAGTGCGCGCTATAGCCAGATCCGCTACGAAAAGCCGTTCAGCGACGAGTGGATCCAGATGGCGGTTTTCCACGCCGACTATGCGTTCCGGATGCGCGTGCCGGGGACTGCTCTGATCTCGGGCTTTGCCGCGACGCAGAGCGTCGTGATGGAAATATTGGCCGAGAAAATGCCTGGCGACACCGATCGGCTGCGGTGCCTGTGCGACGTGGTCAACCGTATCGGGCTGGTCGAGACCGACCTGATGGCCCGGCATATCGGCTCGAAGAGCGCCGAGCGTGGCATGACCAAGCGCAAGGAACGGTCGGACGCGTTCCGCGAGACGATCTCGCAATCGATTACCAGCGCGACCGAGGCAGGGAACCGCATCCGAGTCCAGGCGCAGGGGGCATCGAGCTCGGCGCGGGGGATGTTGGGCAAGGCCAGCGAAGTCGCGGCGGCGGCCGAACAGTCCGCAGTGGCGATGCGCGAGGCGGCGCAGACCGCGGCGGGGCTGATCCGGGCGATCGAGGATGCCCGCACCGAAGTCGAGGCTGCCGCTGACATCGCCACGCGTGCTTCGGGGCAGGCGGGCGCGGCGGTCGGCATGTCCGAGACGCTGTCCGACCATGCCAAGTCGATCGAATCGATCCTGGGGCTGATCCGCGACATTGCCGGGCAGACGAACCTGCTCGCGCTCAACGCGACGATCGAGGCGGCGCGCGCCGGCGACGCGGGGCGTGGCTTCGCCGTCGTCGCGCAGGAAGTGAAGAGCCTCGCCAACCAGACCGCGCGGGCGACCGACGATATCGCCGCCAAGATCGCCGCGATCCAGTCGGCGACGCGCAGTACGGTCGACACCAACGCCTCGATCCGCTCGACGGTGGACGAGGTTCAGGAATCGGCGCAGCGCATCCGCAGCGCAATGGAGATCCAGGCGCAGACGGTGACCGCGATCACCGCCGCGGTGGACGAGACCGCGCTTGCGGCCGATTCGATGTCGGCGACGATCGGTGCGATCCGCGAGGATACCAAGACCGTGACGAGCGAGATCGACACGCTCCAGCGCGATGTCGCCGAAGTCGACGATCGGCTCCACCAGTTGCGCGACGCCGCAGAGACTTTCTCCCACTCCGCCGCCGCCTGA